Proteins co-encoded in one Malus sylvestris chromosome 7, drMalSylv7.2, whole genome shotgun sequence genomic window:
- the LOC126628855 gene encoding nuclear pore complex protein NUP1-like isoform X3 has product MASPAREEKQKQAYEGLGAGGKFRKTPFRRTTQATPYDRPPTILRNPSAANDGWLSKLVDPAQRLISSGAHRLFSSVFRKRLPPPQSPSTGVNHEAKMKGKEEVTVDLPGVLKGTIGQCSGPSHPSTTGDGGELTELEQILEQKTFTRSEIDRLTELLHSRTVDMPMENQEKGSEVIPSKSVVSHDKKEEFPKTPLLDKNGIESRLASNPVVSASVLDEEVASPAELAKAYMGSRPSKVSLSLLNLRGQTHHEDSPILSSLPFPSKSPTMSLVPRNSGSGMAPLNGFVTPRSRGRSAIYSMARTPYSRVCTTSSLKGAGSKVDAYGGASSSQSVWEQSQPSGSKQGTSKRRFSVLDNDIGSVGPIRRIRQKPNLLSSRGLSSPTTSIHGARISSEAAQNLWKPLSLGEPKNKALPETRDNSGPSTSFSTVPSKSSEMASKILEQLDKLVSPKEKSSEPNLHTVKDKSPTKLSPSMLYGQARKSLEDVDSPKFLDNEHNNNKNFNNKFDVSADHVIPDAREFTSQKQDKVRGNGPLRIDAPSDSSMLINGADSTTEKKDILLNVKTTVSAASNSVHHPQKKRAFKMSAHEDFLDLDDDDDSNGVASDSRGKVEASSTKNTPVYSEVRTSAARSLASSSLTVLPSVVATQPSFTYDKVDLPKDSHPGLPTFNYGGNVTSVKVSDAATPLFKFGSKSVDKVALPQSTFTSSPAVGESVNATFSHSNAESSSSVHAVVSGATTSVVQPHRSGEAVNKSNSNAGDSFVIPKTTVSTAPSTTGIFSFGTPNSNINNGSSPLFTSSTPSVFSNVTSPNSSGSISLTANRDTVDISTTAFTTNSSNGSSLAQAPSFSTTPTVKFESSTASTVVTPVPVKSPMESFEGKNKESFGGKNTEDKGFGNISSTLFAGTSAAISSAANQFQGSLFGAGSGSAPIAQASSAATGIASVAQSSSTEPGSSTSPLSHGFAGNTAFSFGGSIFGPTSTAKLPSSGTDTALGSSTSSLEANSISSGTAPNVFASSWQPAKSSVFATAFNSTSSSTGFSYVSSSAAPATNSAPIVSGGSSTAATTSTNSVPFVFGGSSTATATTNSAPFVFGGSSSATATTNSAPFVFGGSSSATATTISAPITFAASTVSSTNNNSGLMFQSSNGASSTSMFSFTSAAPTSAPSQPPFGNSNPVFPFGSPGNNDQMSMEDSMAEDTNQASMPTVPGFGQQFQFGQQPVSNSQPASVFGYTPTAPGASPFQFGGQQNLTNPQNPNPFQASGSLGANQGLGGGSFSVGSSGGDGDKSQRRIVKVKHTRRKK; this is encoded by the exons GTGTAAACCATGAAGCAAAGATGAAGGGCAAAGAAGAAGTTACTGTG GATCTTCCTGGAGTGCTAAAAGGCACAATTGGTCAATGTTCCGGTCCAAGTCATCCAAGTACTACTGGTGATGGAGGCGAGCTCACTGAGCTTGAACAAATTTTAGAGCAGAAAACCTTTACCAG ATCTGAGATTGATCGATTGACAGAGCTGTTGCATTCAAGAACTGTTGATATGCCAATGGAGAATCAAGAGAAAGGGTCTGAAGTGATACCTTCAAAGTCGGTGGTTTCTCATGACAAAAAGGAGGAATTTCCTAAAACTCCATTGCTAGACAAAAATGGGATTGAGAGCCGCCTTGCTTCAAACCCTGTTGTTAGTGCAAGT GTCCTTGATGAAGAAGTTGCTTCACCTGCAGAACTCGCAAAAGCTTACATGGGCAGTAGGCCTTCAAAAGTATCTCTATCATTGTTAAATTTGCGAGGTCAAACACACCATGAAGATTCCCCTATTTTGAGCAGTCTGCCATTTCCTTCAAAATCGCCAACGATGTCACTTGTGCCAAGGAATTCTGGCAGTGGGATGGCTCCATTAAATGGTTTTGTGACCCCTAGATCTCGAGGCAGGTCTGCTATATACAGCATGGCTCGAACACCATACTCTCGAGTCTGCACAACAAgtagtttgaag GGTGCTGGGTCTAAAGTTGATGCTTATGGTGGTGCTTCATCATCTCAGTCTGTATGGGAGCAAAGCCAACCTTCTGGATCTAAACAAGGG ACCTCGAAGCGCAGATTCTCAGTCTTAGACAATGACATAGGATCTGTTGGTCCTATTCGGAGAATTCGTCAAAAACCTAATCTTCTTTCTTCAAGAGGCTTGAGCTCACCTACTACTTCCATTCATGGGGCAAGAATAAGTTCTGAGGCTGCTCAAAACTTGTGGAAGCCACTATCATTGGGTGAACCTAAGAACAAAGCATTACCAGAAACTAGAGACAATTCAGGTCCTAGTACAAGTTTCTCTACCGTTCCCTCAAAGTCCAGTGAAATGGCGTCCAAAATACTTGAGCAGCTTGATAAATTGGTCTCTCCAAAAGAGAAATCATCTGAGCCCAATCTACATACTGTGAAAGACAAATCGCCAACTAAGCTTTCCCCATCAATGCTATATGGTCAGGCTCGGAAAAGCCTGGAGGATGTGGATTCACCAAAATTTTTGGACAACgaacataataataataaaaatttcaataataAGTTTGATGTTTCCGCTGATCATGTGATACCAGATGCTCGAGAATTCAC CTCTCAAAAGCAGGATAAGGTTAGAGGAAACGGCCCACTTAGGATCGATGCTCCTTCTGACAGTTCAATGTTAATAAATGGAGCAGATTCTACAACAGAAAAGAAGGATATTTTGCTAAATGTTAAAACTACAGTTTCTGCGGCATCAAACTCTGTTCATCATCCACAAAAGAAACGGGCATTCAAGATGAGTGCACATGAG GATTTTCTGGATCTGGATGATGATGACGATTCAAATGGGGTTGCATCTGATTCAAGAGGGAAGGTTGAGGCATCTTCGACCAAGAATACTCCAGTTTACTCTGAAGTAAGGACTTCAGCTGCTCGTAGTTTAGCTTCATCCAGCTTGACAGTCTTGCCCAGTGTAGTAGCTACTCAGCCATCCTTTACATATGACAAAGTTGATCTACCGAAAGATTCGCATCCTGGTCTTCCCACTTTTAACTATGGGGGTAATGTTACTTCAGTTAAGGTTTCAGATGCAGCTACACCTCTGTTTAAGTTTGGCTCTAAGAGTGTTGATAAAGTTGCACTGCCACAGTCTACTTTTACTTCGTCACCTGCAGTTGGTGAATCCGTGAACGCAACCTTTTCACACTCCAATGCTGAAAGCTCAAGCAG TGTACATGCGGTTGTATCGGGTGCAACAACTTCTGTAGTCCAACCACACAGATCAGGTGAAGCAGTTAATAAGAGTAATTCAAATGCTGGAGACTCTTTTGTGATACCTAAAACTACTGTATCAACTGCACCATCAACCACAGGCATATTCTCCTTTGGCACCcctaattcaaatataaataatgGGTCAAGCCCTCTATTTACTTCCTCCACTCCTTCAGTCTTCAGTAATGTGACAAGTCCAAATTCATCGGGTAGCATTAGTCTCACTGCCAACAGAGACACTGTTGACATCTCTACAACTGCATTCACCACGAACAGTAGCAATGGTTCTAGCTTGGCTCAAGCACCTTCATTTTCAACCACGCCTACAGTCAAATTTGAATCGTCTACTGCTTCAACTGTAGTCACACCAGTTCCAGTAAAATCTCCCATGGAATCTTTTGAAGGCAAGAACAAGGAATCATTTGGAGGCAAGAACACAGAAGACAAAGGCTTTGGTAACATTAGCAGCACTTTGTTTGCTGGCACATCTGCTGCCATTTCAAGTGCTGCTAACCAGTTCCAGGGTTCTCTTTTTGGTGCTGGCAGTGGATCTGCTCCTATTGCCCAGGCCTCATCTGCTGCGACTGGAATTGCATCTGTTGCACAAAGTTCATCCACTGAACCTGGTTCATCAACATCCCCACTATCACATGGGTTTGCTGGAAATACAGCTTTCTCTTTTGGAGGTTCTATTTTTGGCCCAACCTCTACTGCCAAACTCCCTAGTTCAGGAACTGATACTGCTCTTGGTTCTTCTACTTCCTCATTGGAGGCCAACTCCATTAGCTCTGGCACTGCCCCTAATGTATTTGCTTCCAGTTGGCAACCTGCTAAATCTTCTGTATTTGCTACCGCTTTCAACTCTACATCTTCGTCAACTGGGTTTTCTTATGTATCATCCTCCGCTGCTCCTGCTACTAACAGTGCACCTATTGTATCCGGAGGATCCTCCACTGCTGCTACTACTAGCACTAACAGTGTGCCTTTTGTATTTGGAGGATCCTCGACTGCTACTGCTACTACTAACAGTGCACCTTTTGTATTTGGAGGATCCTCGTCTGCCACTGCTACTACTAACAGTGCACCTTTTGTATTTGGAGGATCCTCGTCTGCCACTGCTACTACTATCAGTGCGCCTATTACTTTTGCAGCATCCACAGTTTCTTCTACAAATAACAACAGTGGATTAATGTTTCAATCATCCAATGGTGCATCCTCAACTTCCATGTTCTCATTCACTTCAGCTGCACCTACTAGTGCCCCGTCACAGCCTCCATTTGGCAACTCCAATCCTGTATTTCCATTTGGTTCCCCAGGTAATAATGATCAAATGAGTATGGAAGACAGTATGGCCGAAGACACTAATCAGGCGTCTATGCCTACAGTCCCAGGTTTTGGTCAACAGTTCCAGTTTGGGCAACAGCCTGTTTCAAACTCACAACCTGCTTCTGTATTTGGATATACACCCACAGCCCCAGGGGCGAGTCCCTTCCAATTTGGAGGCCAACAGAACCTAACCAACCCACAGAACCCTAACCCATTTCAGGCCTCTGGTAGTTTGGGTGCGAATCAGGGTTTAGGAGGGGGCAGCTTCTCAGTTGGCTCCAGTGGCGGTGATGGTGACAAGTCTCAACGAAGAATAGTTAAAGTTAAACACACCAGGCGGAAGAAGTAA
- the LOC126628855 gene encoding nuclear pore complex protein NUP1-like isoform X2, translating to MASPAREEKQKQAYEGLGAGGKFRKTPFRRTTQATPYDRPPTILRNPSAANDGWLSKLVDPAQRLISSGAHRLFSSVFRKRLPPPQSPSTGVNHEAKMKGKEEVTVDLPGVLKGTIGQCSGPSHPSTTGDGGELTELEQILEQKTFTRSEIDRLTELLHSRTVDMPMENQEKGSEVIPSKSVVSHDKKEEFPKTPLLDKNGIESRLASNPVVSASVLDEEVASPAELAKAYMGSRPSKVSLSLLNLRGQTHHEDSPILSSLPFPSKSPTMSLVPRNSGSGMAPLNGFVTPRSRGRSAIYSMARTPYSRVCTTSSLKGAGSKVDAYGGASSSQSVWEQSQPSGSKQGTSKRRFSVLDNDIGSVGPIRRIRQKPNLLSSRGLSSPTTSIHGARISSEAAQNLWKPLSLGEPKNKALPETRDNSGPSTSFSTVPSKSSEMASKILEQLDKLVSPKEKSSEPNLHTVKDKSPTKLSPSMLYGQARKSLEDVDSPKFLDNEHNNNKNFNNKFDVSADHVIPDAREFTSQKLDKVRENGPLRIGAPQDFTSQKQDKVRGNGPLRIDAPSDSSMLINGADSTTEKKDILLNVKTTVSAASNSVHHPQKKRAFKMSAHEDFLDLDDDDDSNGVASDSRGKVEASSTKNTPVYSEVRTSAARSLASSSLTVLPSVVATQPSFTYDKVDLPKDSHPGLPTFNYGGNVTSVKVSDAATPLFKFGSKSVDKVALPQSTFTSSPAVGESVNATFSHSNAESSSSVHAVVSGATTSVVQPHRSGEAVNKSNSNAGDSFVIPKTTVSTAPSTTGIFSFGTPNSNINNGSSPLFTSSTPSVFSNVTSPNSSGSISLTANRDTVDISTTAFTTNSSNGSSLAQAPSFSTTPTVKFESSTASTVVTPVPVKSPMESFEGKNKESFGGKNTEDKGFGNISSTLFAGTSAAISSAANQFQGSLFGAGSGSAPIAQASSAATGIASVAQSSSTEPGSSTSPLSHGFAGNTAFSFGGSIFGPTSTAKLPSSGTDTALGSSTSSLEANSISSGTAPNVFASSWQPAKSSVFATAFNSTSSSTGFSYVSSSAAPATNSAPIVSGGSSTAATTSTNSVPFVFGGSSTATATTNSAPFVFGGSSSATATTISAPITFAASTVSSTNNNSGLMFQSSNGASSTSMFSFTSAAPTSAPSQPPFGNSNPVFPFGSPGNNDQMSMEDSMAEDTNQASMPTVPGFGQQFQFGQQPVSNSQPASVFGYTPTAPGASPFQFGGQQNLTNPQNPNPFQASGSLGANQGLGGGSFSVGSSGGDGDKSQRRIVKVKHTRRKK from the exons GTGTAAACCATGAAGCAAAGATGAAGGGCAAAGAAGAAGTTACTGTG GATCTTCCTGGAGTGCTAAAAGGCACAATTGGTCAATGTTCCGGTCCAAGTCATCCAAGTACTACTGGTGATGGAGGCGAGCTCACTGAGCTTGAACAAATTTTAGAGCAGAAAACCTTTACCAG ATCTGAGATTGATCGATTGACAGAGCTGTTGCATTCAAGAACTGTTGATATGCCAATGGAGAATCAAGAGAAAGGGTCTGAAGTGATACCTTCAAAGTCGGTGGTTTCTCATGACAAAAAGGAGGAATTTCCTAAAACTCCATTGCTAGACAAAAATGGGATTGAGAGCCGCCTTGCTTCAAACCCTGTTGTTAGTGCAAGT GTCCTTGATGAAGAAGTTGCTTCACCTGCAGAACTCGCAAAAGCTTACATGGGCAGTAGGCCTTCAAAAGTATCTCTATCATTGTTAAATTTGCGAGGTCAAACACACCATGAAGATTCCCCTATTTTGAGCAGTCTGCCATTTCCTTCAAAATCGCCAACGATGTCACTTGTGCCAAGGAATTCTGGCAGTGGGATGGCTCCATTAAATGGTTTTGTGACCCCTAGATCTCGAGGCAGGTCTGCTATATACAGCATGGCTCGAACACCATACTCTCGAGTCTGCACAACAAgtagtttgaag GGTGCTGGGTCTAAAGTTGATGCTTATGGTGGTGCTTCATCATCTCAGTCTGTATGGGAGCAAAGCCAACCTTCTGGATCTAAACAAGGG ACCTCGAAGCGCAGATTCTCAGTCTTAGACAATGACATAGGATCTGTTGGTCCTATTCGGAGAATTCGTCAAAAACCTAATCTTCTTTCTTCAAGAGGCTTGAGCTCACCTACTACTTCCATTCATGGGGCAAGAATAAGTTCTGAGGCTGCTCAAAACTTGTGGAAGCCACTATCATTGGGTGAACCTAAGAACAAAGCATTACCAGAAACTAGAGACAATTCAGGTCCTAGTACAAGTTTCTCTACCGTTCCCTCAAAGTCCAGTGAAATGGCGTCCAAAATACTTGAGCAGCTTGATAAATTGGTCTCTCCAAAAGAGAAATCATCTGAGCCCAATCTACATACTGTGAAAGACAAATCGCCAACTAAGCTTTCCCCATCAATGCTATATGGTCAGGCTCGGAAAAGCCTGGAGGATGTGGATTCACCAAAATTTTTGGACAACgaacataataataataaaaatttcaataataAGTTTGATGTTTCCGCTGATCATGTGATACCAGATGCTCGAGAATTCACCTCTCAAAAGCTGGATAAGGTTAGAGAAAATGGCCCACTTAGGATTGGTGCTCCTCAAGACTTCACCTCTCAAAAGCAGGATAAGGTTAGAGGAAACGGCCCACTTAGGATCGATGCTCCTTCTGACAGTTCAATGTTAATAAATGGAGCAGATTCTACAACAGAAAAGAAGGATATTTTGCTAAATGTTAAAACTACAGTTTCTGCGGCATCAAACTCTGTTCATCATCCACAAAAGAAACGGGCATTCAAGATGAGTGCACATGAG GATTTTCTGGATCTGGATGATGATGACGATTCAAATGGGGTTGCATCTGATTCAAGAGGGAAGGTTGAGGCATCTTCGACCAAGAATACTCCAGTTTACTCTGAAGTAAGGACTTCAGCTGCTCGTAGTTTAGCTTCATCCAGCTTGACAGTCTTGCCCAGTGTAGTAGCTACTCAGCCATCCTTTACATATGACAAAGTTGATCTACCGAAAGATTCGCATCCTGGTCTTCCCACTTTTAACTATGGGGGTAATGTTACTTCAGTTAAGGTTTCAGATGCAGCTACACCTCTGTTTAAGTTTGGCTCTAAGAGTGTTGATAAAGTTGCACTGCCACAGTCTACTTTTACTTCGTCACCTGCAGTTGGTGAATCCGTGAACGCAACCTTTTCACACTCCAATGCTGAAAGCTCAAGCAG TGTACATGCGGTTGTATCGGGTGCAACAACTTCTGTAGTCCAACCACACAGATCAGGTGAAGCAGTTAATAAGAGTAATTCAAATGCTGGAGACTCTTTTGTGATACCTAAAACTACTGTATCAACTGCACCATCAACCACAGGCATATTCTCCTTTGGCACCcctaattcaaatataaataatgGGTCAAGCCCTCTATTTACTTCCTCCACTCCTTCAGTCTTCAGTAATGTGACAAGTCCAAATTCATCGGGTAGCATTAGTCTCACTGCCAACAGAGACACTGTTGACATCTCTACAACTGCATTCACCACGAACAGTAGCAATGGTTCTAGCTTGGCTCAAGCACCTTCATTTTCAACCACGCCTACAGTCAAATTTGAATCGTCTACTGCTTCAACTGTAGTCACACCAGTTCCAGTAAAATCTCCCATGGAATCTTTTGAAGGCAAGAACAAGGAATCATTTGGAGGCAAGAACACAGAAGACAAAGGCTTTGGTAACATTAGCAGCACTTTGTTTGCTGGCACATCTGCTGCCATTTCAAGTGCTGCTAACCAGTTCCAGGGTTCTCTTTTTGGTGCTGGCAGTGGATCTGCTCCTATTGCCCAGGCCTCATCTGCTGCGACTGGAATTGCATCTGTTGCACAAAGTTCATCCACTGAACCTGGTTCATCAACATCCCCACTATCACATGGGTTTGCTGGAAATACAGCTTTCTCTTTTGGAGGTTCTATTTTTGGCCCAACCTCTACTGCCAAACTCCCTAGTTCAGGAACTGATACTGCTCTTGGTTCTTCTACTTCCTCATTGGAGGCCAACTCCATTAGCTCTGGCACTGCCCCTAATGTATTTGCTTCCAGTTGGCAACCTGCTAAATCTTCTGTATTTGCTACCGCTTTCAACTCTACATCTTCGTCAACTGGGTTTTCTTATGTATCATCCTCCGCTGCTCCTGCTACTAACAGTGCACCTATTGTATCCGGAGGATCCTCCACTGCTGCTACTACTAGCACTAACAGTGTGCCTTTTGTATTTGGAGGATCCTCGACTGCTACTGCTACTACTAACAGTGCAC CTTTTGTATTTGGAGGATCCTCGTCTGCCACTGCTACTACTATCAGTGCGCCTATTACTTTTGCAGCATCCACAGTTTCTTCTACAAATAACAACAGTGGATTAATGTTTCAATCATCCAATGGTGCATCCTCAACTTCCATGTTCTCATTCACTTCAGCTGCACCTACTAGTGCCCCGTCACAGCCTCCATTTGGCAACTCCAATCCTGTATTTCCATTTGGTTCCCCAGGTAATAATGATCAAATGAGTATGGAAGACAGTATGGCCGAAGACACTAATCAGGCGTCTATGCCTACAGTCCCAGGTTTTGGTCAACAGTTCCAGTTTGGGCAACAGCCTGTTTCAAACTCACAACCTGCTTCTGTATTTGGATATACACCCACAGCCCCAGGGGCGAGTCCCTTCCAATTTGGAGGCCAACAGAACCTAACCAACCCACAGAACCCTAACCCATTTCAGGCCTCTGGTAGTTTGGGTGCGAATCAGGGTTTAGGAGGGGGCAGCTTCTCAGTTGGCTCCAGTGGCGGTGATGGTGACAAGTCTCAACGAAGAATAGTTAAAGTTAAACACACCAGGCGGAAGAAGTAA